A single Zonotrichia albicollis isolate bZonAlb1 chromosome 28, bZonAlb1.hap1, whole genome shotgun sequence DNA region contains:
- the LOC102069191 gene encoding tetraspanin-18-like: MGVLSCMKYLMFIFNVLVFAGGTCLAAMGVWVAVDPAGFQGIVAARAVLSAGAWLLLAVGIALSLLGFLGCCGALRRSRPLLLLFFILVSLIFLMQLIGAVLFLVHWKQVQPEHFLSELQRNYGGDEGAEVFSTAWNTLMVTFSCCGVLGPEDFGNGSRFQELHPGMPWPRACCARDGLLQAGELLGWEQCQDRSPGYIHEQGCFSTFGKTLQRYISLPGTCSLAVLGIEIFAMFFAFCLYYNFD, from the exons atgggtGTCTTGAGCTGCATGAAGTACCTGATGTTCATCTTCAACGTGCTGGTGTTT GCTGGGGGAACGTGCCTGGCAGCCATGGGAGTCTGGGTGGCCGTGGACCCGGCTGGTTTCCAGGGCATCGTGGCCGCCAGGGCCGTGCTGAGTGCGGGCgcgtggctgctgctggccgtGGGCAtcgccctgtccctgctgggcttcCTGGGCTGCTGCGGGGCCCTGCGCCGGAGCCGCCCgctcctgctgctg TTCTTCATCCTCGTCAGCCTCATCTTCCTCATGCAGCTCATTGGGGCCGTTCTCTTCCTGGTGCACTGGAAACAG GTCCAGCCTGAGCACTTCCTGTCTGAGTTGCAGAGGAACTATGGTGGGGACGAGGGTGCTGAGGTGTTCTCCACAGCCTGGAACACCCTCATGGTCACG TTCTCGTGCTGTGGTGTTTTAGGACCCGAAGATTTTGGGAATGGCTCCCGCTTCCAAGAGCTGCACCCAGGGATGCCATGGCCACGGGCATGCTGTGCCCGGGATGGGCTTCTGCAGGCGGGagagctcctgggctgggagcagtgccaggacAGAAGCCCTGGCTACATCCATGAGCAG GGCTGCTTCTCTACCTTCGGCAAGACCCTGCAGAGGTACATCTCCCTCCCTGGGACCTGCAGCTTAGCCGTGCTGGGCATTGAG ATCTTTGCCATGTTCTTCGCCTTCTGCCTTTACTACAACTTCGACTGA